From the Kogia breviceps isolate mKogBre1 chromosome 3, mKogBre1 haplotype 1, whole genome shotgun sequence genome, one window contains:
- the LOC131752769 gene encoding ribonuclease 4 isoform X1: MVMVLSPLFFVFMLGLGLTPLTLAQGDYRYRHFLFQHYDPTPQGRDDRYCERTMEKRKLTHPCKEINTFIHGNSDDIKAICDDKNGKPYNNSLRISKSPFQITICISKVVMALQRTHALLLLLLLTLLGLGLAQPSYGQNFMYQRFLQQHVDPRVTGGDHRYCNLMMQRRRMTSPQCKPFNTFIHEANWRINSICRTANTLCKNGQMNCHAGVVKVTDCRETGSSSAPYCRYRARASTRRVVIACGGNPAVPVHFDQ; this comes from the exons ATGGTGATGGTCCTAAGCCCCCTGTTTTTCGTCTTCATGCTGGGTCTGGGTCTGACCCCACTGACCCTGGCTCAGGGTGACTACAGATACAGACACTTCCTGTTCCAGCACTATGATCCCACACCACAGGGCCGGGATGACAGATACTGTGAAAGAACGATGGAGAAACGAAAGCTGACCCATCCCTGCAAAGAAATCAACACCTTTATTCATGGCAACAGTGATGACATCAAGGCCATCTGTGACGATAAGAATGGAAAACCTTACAACAACAGTCTCAGAATAAGCAAGTCTCCCTTCCAGATCACCATTT GCATCTCCAAGGTAGTGATGGCTCTCCAGAGGACCCATGCATTACTTCTGCTCTTGCTGCTGAccctgctggggctggggctggcacAGCCCTCCTATGGCCAGAATTTCATGTACCAACGATTCCTGCAGCAACACGTGGACCCTCGTGTGACAGGAGGCGATCATCGCTACTGCAACTTGATGATGCAAAGGCGGAGGATGACTTCACCTCAGTGCAAGCCCTTCAACACTTTCATTCATGAAGCCAATTGGAGAATTAATAGTATCTGCAGAACCGCCAATACTCTGTGCAAGAATGGCCAGATGAACTGCCATGCGGGTGTAGTGAAGGTCACAGACTGTAGGGAGACAGGAAGTTCCAGTGCTCCCTACTGCAGATACCGGGCCAGGGCCAGCACCAGACGTGTTGTCATTGCCTGTGGAGGTAATCCAGCAGTGCCTGTGCACTTTGATCAATAG
- the LOC131752769 gene encoding ribonuclease 4 isoform X2: MALQRTHALLLLLLLTLLGLGLAQPSYGQNFMYQRFLQQHVDPRVTGGDHRYCNLMMQRRRMTSPQCKPFNTFIHEANWRINSICRTANTLCKNGQMNCHAGVVKVTDCRETGSSSAPYCRYRARASTRRVVIACGGNPAVPVHFDQ; this comes from the coding sequence ATGGCTCTCCAGAGGACCCATGCATTACTTCTGCTCTTGCTGCTGAccctgctggggctggggctggcacAGCCCTCCTATGGCCAGAATTTCATGTACCAACGATTCCTGCAGCAACACGTGGACCCTCGTGTGACAGGAGGCGATCATCGCTACTGCAACTTGATGATGCAAAGGCGGAGGATGACTTCACCTCAGTGCAAGCCCTTCAACACTTTCATTCATGAAGCCAATTGGAGAATTAATAGTATCTGCAGAACCGCCAATACTCTGTGCAAGAATGGCCAGATGAACTGCCATGCGGGTGTAGTGAAGGTCACAGACTGTAGGGAGACAGGAAGTTCCAGTGCTCCCTACTGCAGATACCGGGCCAGGGCCAGCACCAGACGTGTTGTCATTGCCTGTGGAGGTAATCCAGCAGTGCCTGTGCACTTTGATCAATAG
- the LOC131752766 gene encoding LOW QUALITY PROTEIN: epididymal secretory protein E3-beta (The sequence of the model RefSeq protein was modified relative to this genomic sequence to represent the inferred CDS: inserted 1 base in 1 codon), with amino-acid sequence MASSLKVLGPLLALLFPLCGLLVHSQNISWREFMKQHHPSQSXEFSKYKFSDLMRERGVSKDKNYHIFVYTVWHKIEHICIRNWRDHYRNVYIWAPYPFKTLKCYRENSKNNCKDYKSYSYIEFHCGMNGFVDGIEDMQLFEDISS; translated from the exons ATGGCATCCTCGCTAAAGGTCCTAGGCCCTCTCTTGGCCCTGTTGTTCCCTCTATGTGGGCTCCTTGTACACAGCCAGAACATTTCCTGGAGGGAATTCATGAAACAGCACCACCCTAGCCAAA GGGAATTCAGCAAGTACAAATTCAGTGATCTGATGAGGGAAAGAGGTGTTTCAAAAGACAAGAACTATCACATTTTCGTCTATACCGTATGGCACAAAATTGAGCATATATGCATCAGGAACTGGAGAGATCACtacagaaatgtatatatatgggcCCCATATCCCTTCAAAACACTCAAGTGCTACCGGGAGAATAGCAAAAACAACTGCAAAGATTACAAGAGCTACAGCTACATTGAATTCCATTGTGGCATGAACGGGTTTGTTGATGGCATAGAGGACATGCAGTTGTTTGAGGATATCAGCAGCTAG